The region GTGactggatggggttggggatttagctcagtggtagagcgcttgcctagcaagcgcaaggccctgggttcggtcctcagctccggaaaaaaaaaaaaaaaagtaactggaTTCGGCCAAAGGTTTAGGAAGTGAAAGACCTAAGTAAAAATCAAAGAGGCTTGGACCAGTAGtctagaggaagaagacagaggaagactgAGAGAAGGGAATTCGAGAGAGAGCCAAGACGCAGGGAATTGGGGGGTGAGGTAGGGGTAGTAACAGGACGTGGATAGGGACCGCTCTAGGGCAACTAATCGCCAGGGTCCTGAGACACTCGATATCACCTGGTGCTCTGTCTGCCGGGCACCTCCACCTTCAACTGAAATTTCCAGGATCAGCCCATCCCAGCTTTTTCCCTTGGCTCACAGGCCCGGACTCAGGCTAACCCCTTCTACATTGGCCACGCTGGCCAGGTGCAGCGATGACCGTCACCTACACAGCCCGAGTGGCGAATGCCCGCTTCGGTGGCTTCTCGCAGCTGCTGCTGTTGTGGCGCGGAAGCATCTACAAGCTCCTGTGGCGAGAACTGCTGTGTTTCCTGGGACTCTACATGGCACTAAGCGCCGCCTATCGGTGAGAAGACCTGGAGTTTGGGCTGGGAATCTGAGTCCTGTGGAAGGGAATGGGAGTGGAGGGGAGAACTGTAGCTCCTGCATTCCCTACCCCGCAGCTTCTTACTGGCAGAAGAGCAGAAGCGCTACTTCGAGAAGCTTGTCATATACTGCGACCAGTACGCCAGCCTCATCCCCGTCTCGTTCGTACTTGGTGAGGTCGTGCCCCCTGAAAATCCCATTCCTACTAAGGAAGAAATCTGTCTTCCATCCATGCTTCCTGGAGACCCCCATCCCTACTCCTCTAAGACAGACACATCACTCAAATCTAGCCTCCAGAGCTTCCTACTTCCGAATCTACACCCAGAAGATGACCATATGTTCCTACATCCTGAGACACTGGATATCACTTGGTTAAGAAACCTTCTGAGGTGTCCCCTTGGGAGCATCACCTCATCCACAGTCTTACTACAAATTGTGTGCGGGTCAGGTTACTATCTTCTAATCGCACACATTCTAAGCGCCCTCCCTCCGGGAAATAAATATTATTCCATTCAAATCCAGCCTGATCCCAAGCCCCACAGAAACTTCACATTCTTTGCATCACATGGATGGGAAGACCAACCTGTTCAGCTCTCCCTCTCACAGAGGGCCAAACTCTTTGTGTGggcttgggttttcttttgtttggggggggggtgtttctttatctttttgtgtgtttttgtttgggaCAAGgtttttcactatgtagccttggttggcctgaaactccctatgtaaaccaggctgagaactaaaatctctctccctctccctctccctctccctctccctccccctccaccctaccctcccccccctctgtctcccaaatgctgggattaaagtcatgtgccatcaCAGCAGTCTCAAACTCCTATTTTTTAAGTTTCAGGGATTACGTGTGGCTGCCGTGGTAAATCTACCTAGCTGTCCCTGGTGTACATTCCACCTTTGCACACCAGTGGGGTCAGGGGAATGTACCTTCGTGGCCCCTGGGTTTCCATGTCTATATTAGGACCACAATTCCCCACCTCAGGGTACCTCAACTTGCTCCAGTCTCTTTGGTTTCAGGGCTGGATCCCCACATTCTCAGACAAGATGGCTTGTGTGGTCAGGGTGACCAGCCTTTTCCAAGTGTCCCTGATGCAAACCCTGTATCATACCGGTTCTGTGGCTTGGGTTCCCAAATTCTTGGCCGCTGCATCCTTGCTGAGTTTCCATCTCCGGCTTGTCCCCAGGCTTCTACGTGACTCTGGTGGTGCATCGCTGGTGGAACCAGTACCTATGCATGCCCCTGCCAGACGCACTTATGTGCATAGTGGCCGGCACGGTGCATGGGCGCGACGATCGGGGTCGCCTCTACCGGCGCACGCTCATGCGCTACGCAGGGCTCTCCGCGGTGCTGATCCTTCGTTCTGTTAGCACAGCAGTCTTCAAACGGTTCCCCACCATAGACCACGTGGTCGAGGCTGGTGAGTCTCTGGCCAGAGGATGGCAGGACCAGACAGGAGAGCGGTGAGAGTAACCTTGGATCACCCTCCCCACTCCAGGATTTATGACCCGAGAGGAGCGCAAGAAGTTCGAGAACTTGAACTCGTCCTACAACAAGTACTGGGTGCCCTGCGTGTGGTTCTCCAGCTTGGCAGCGCAGGCGCGACGAGAGGGGCGTATCCGTGATAACAGTGCCCTTAAATTGCTGCTAGAGGTGAGCCTGAGAGGAAGTCATTATTAGAAGAACAAAAATTGTGCACTTTGGAGTGGGTCGACGGTGGCtgacctcccacctcccacttcccttGTGAAGCAGTATTCCAAACACCCTTACCAAGTGCATTTATTGCCATGCGGGCAGCTCTGTCCTGCGTAATAACCCCACCCAGGTGTACATCAGCACTAAATACCCCGCAGCGCCAGGATACTCTCAGCTAATTCATAATATGCGACCCCCTTCTCCATCGGGATACCCTATAGTTAATCTTCACACAAGTTCAGCGTTCAACCCCGTACATGGCCTGCATCTACCCACAGGAGCTGAATGTGTTCCGGAGCAAGTGCGGGATGCTGTTTCACTACGACTGGATTAGCATACCCCTCGTCTACACCCAGGTAACTTCTCCATGCCTCCATTTATAGTCAACCTAGGAGGCCCTATTCCTCTTAAGGGAAAATGGAGGTCTGTTCATGGAGATACACACATCTGTACTAACTCCTCGCATTCAGGAAACTGAGGTAAAAGAATCCAGAGTTTGAaaccaggctagagagatggtttctttctttttaaaaaaagatttgtttattttatttatttaagtacacaatagctgttttcaaacacacaagaagagggcatcagggggttggggatttagctcagtggtagagcgtttgcctagcaaacacaaggccctgggttcggtccccagctccgaaaaaaagaaaaaaaaagaaaaagaaaaaaaaaaagaagaagaagagggcatcagatcccattacagatggctgtgagccatcatgtggttgctgggaattgaactcaggacctctggaagagcactcagtgcccttaaccactgagcccaggAAGATAGtttcttaataataattttttttaaagtgtaagaTCTGAAAGTCAGTCACAACTCAATCATCCTGATGTTCATGCTGGTCCTGATTTTCCTGTGATTCCCTGAGGCGCacgggaaggggtggggggcGAGGAGTGATCTGGTTTCCATTTGTCTGGCGCTTAGGTAGTCACTATCGCAGTGTACAGCTACTTCTTGGCTTGCCTCATCGGCCGTCAGTTCCTAGACCCTGCACAGGGCTACAAAGACCACACCCTGGACCTATGCATTCCGATCTTCACCTTGCTGCAGTTCTTCTTCTACGCTGGCTGGCTTAAGGTGGGTGGGGCCCTGAGGCAGGAACGGAAGAGTGGGATTCGAAAGATTCTCCCAGCTCCACCAGCCTCTCTTCTCTCAACTCAGGTAGCAGAGCAGCTTATTAACCCTTTCGGAGAGGACGACGACGACTTCGAGACCAACTTTCTTATTGACCGCAACTTCCAGGTCAGCGTCTCCAGTTTTCTGAATGATCCCAGACTCTCCTAGGCCCGACCCTAAACGCCCTTCACTCTTCGATCACGCACCGTGAGGACTCTACccactctgcctgcctgtccgCATCCCCAGGTGTCCATGCTAGCGGTAGATGAGATGTATGACGACTTGGCCATGCTGGAGAAAGATCTATACTGGGATGCAGCGGAAGCTCGAGCGCCCTACACCGCGGCTACCGCTTTCCTGCTTCAGCAACCCTCCTTCCAGGGCTCCACCTTTGATATAGCGTGAGTTAGCGGGGTGGGTGTGGCTTAGGGCTCTGTAGGCctagaaaggggaaggggatcccAGTAACTAAGCTAGGCAATTTTGCCTGGAAAGGTGGAGCATGCTAAGAACTGAGGGAATCAGGAGTTCGGCTAAGCAACCGGATCAAGTTCGGGGCGTGACTGAGGTGGGAACTGGTCATCAGTTGGAGATTGGGGGCAGAGCTGAAGACTTTAGAGACACGATTGGGCCATGATTGAGGTTGTGGCGCCGGAAGATATGGCTAGGTCCTTCAGAGTGACACATAGCGGTGGTTGgagccaggtggatctcagaTGCTT is a window of Rattus rattus isolate New Zealand chromosome 17, Rrattus_CSIRO_v1, whole genome shotgun sequence DNA encoding:
- the Best2 gene encoding bestrophin-2 produces the protein MTVTYTARVANARFGGFSQLLLLWRGSIYKLLWRELLCFLGLYMALSAAYRFLLAEEQKRYFEKLVIYCDQYASLIPVSFVLGFYVTLVVHRWWNQYLCMPLPDALMCIVAGTVHGRDDRGRLYRRTLMRYAGLSAVLILRSVSTAVFKRFPTIDHVVEAGFMTREERKKFENLNSSYNKYWVPCVWFSSLAAQARREGRIRDNSALKLLLEELNVFRSKCGMLFHYDWISIPLVYTQVVTIAVYSYFLACLIGRQFLDPAQGYKDHTLDLCIPIFTLLQFFFYAGWLKVAEQLINPFGEDDDDFETNFLIDRNFQVSMLAVDEMYDDLAMLEKDLYWDAAEARAPYTAATAFLLQQPSFQGSTFDIALAKEDMQFQRLDGVDGPLGEAHGDFLQRLLPAGAGTVGPLGRRLSLLRRKNSCVSEASTAASCGCAGAADGGGVECGCGDPLLDPSLREPELEPPACPEPPTPIPGPTPEPFTTVSIPGPRAPAPPWLPSPIGEEEESPA